The Macadamia integrifolia cultivar HAES 741 chromosome 3, SCU_Mint_v3, whole genome shotgun sequence genome segment GGGAGCAGAAACGAAAGAAGCTATCATCTCGTACTAGACCTTCTAAATTTCAAGTAGGCTCCTCCATCAATCTTATCTTTTGAACTCGCCAATTCCATGGTTTTCatttgttcttctttctttctttcttactttctttctttttttaaagtcCCGTTCACGCAATTAAAATCATATTCAGTACTCCACTGCGTAAGAAGCTTTCTACCAGCCTCAAATGAAAGACATTTTGAATGGCAATGAAAAACTAGGGTTTACCTGGGAGGTCAAGTCGGCAGCCGTATAGATGATGCCAGAAGTGACGCTTTTGGTGAGGACAGGACGATACTGCAGCTTACCCAAATACCAACTCACGAAGCCAATcttcgaagatgaagaagacagTGAAGAAGCATAGACAGGAGAAGTAATTTCCGACTCTTTGAACCTCCTGAAGAGAACAGGGGATCGAGCGAAAGCTCTCGATTGTTGCTTTGACAGAGTCGGAGCAGCAGCTTCAGTTGAAACATAGACATCGAGTACCGAGCGTCTCTCCAGCAGCCGACGGAGGCAGGCCTGGCCGCCATTCCTCATGAATCTGCCCCTGCTCATTGGTTACTTCTTTCGGTCTATGGTCTTTCCCCGTAAAATGATGAATTGAACCGACAATGAAGAGGGAAGGGAGGAGTTTAGTAAGACATGTGTCGATGCAGTTTTTATACTCTTTGGGGAAATgggaaaagatttaaaaaaaaaaaaagttgccgCCCTCTGACTTCTGCTGATGGGCTCTTTGCCATGCATTCCACGAGTTTAGGTCTTGCCTTGATTTCGCGACACGTAGCTATTACCGACATGTTTGCCTTCTTTCACATTAACAGGTAGCTTTCCGACCGATACCGATCGTTATTGGCTTATTACATTCGAATCGATCGAGTCCGATCCGCCTGTAACGCTTTTTGAATCATCTATTATTCATGTTTGATCCGCCatggtttcttttttatattagtAATAGGGACAAAATAAGTTGGGGAAAAGAAATACCTTTCCCTGAGTTTAttgaatgaattaaaaaaaaaaaatgataaataggTCACTACTTGATCTTGTGGCTTATCCATTATCTTGGAAGCCAATAAGAGTGTGTGTTAAAGCATAAATATAAAAGAGATTCTTGACTTCTTTTGGGGGCGAAGAAGTAATTTTGTGAGCTTGCCTCTAGACATAGGAACCATGTGACTCCAAACAAGGGATAAGCAAAATCTTCTTCATCTtatctttttttggtttgggttttttttttttttttttttgggggaggggggggggtgggaggaGGTTAGACAAGGTGGGCGGGGTCCTAAACCAAATAAGGAATAGAAAATTATTaaaacaaacaccaacaaatacaaaaataaaccaAGACAGATATGCATAACATAGGGATTTAATGAGGTTTACACACCGATGTGGCATGCTAtgtcctcaggcgaagaagatgtttcactatatagaagagagattacacccaagcagcggagATAAAATTTGCCCTAAAACGTAGCTCGAAATCCCCTCAAATTACAATGCCTTGCTCTACACGAAGATAGTACATTATACACTCATCCAAGTCGCAGGTCGACCCATCAAGTCACGATCGATCAAGTCGAACCATTCCGCTATGCCCCCACGCCCCCATACCAAAACAATGTTTGGCTCAGGGGTTGAGCatttgcttccatcacaaatcttagaaaacttctcattcagATCACTACCAAAATATGATAGAGCGAGTCATTATTCAAAACTAGTCaaaaatttgagacaaacttaacaaaaatCTTAGACAAAACAATTTGGGGGCTATGCTCAACGCTACACTTATTTCAAGCTAGTTGCTTTACTAATTGTCTTCAATCTTTGCTTTATCTTCTTGATTTCAATTGTAGGGTTTCATCCAATTCCAACCCTGACTTACAAATTCTTAAAGCTTGGCATGGAATGGATATTTAGTGTATGCATTATTCCTCTAATGATGCTTAGACCATGCATTTTGGGAGACATGAACAAGAGgatggagggagaaaagaaccAACTTCCCTTGCTATCATAAATTGTCAAATAAGCTTTCCGTCCTTGCTAGTCAAGCTTATGTTGGCATGAATGTGTCAAGAGCTCAACCTCTTAATTAAGGTTGCAACAAGGTTTGGTTGGACTAGGGCTTTTCATaatcccaacccaaccctaattcCTTTTAGTTAAGCCTAGGTCTTGGCCGTTCTGGCCTTAACTTAAGGCTTGAAAATTCCAACTCTAACCCACCCTTAGGGCCAAGTGGGGCCGACTCTGATTGGCCTAACCAtttggaagaggaagaaagatgcAACATGCAAGGGCTGGACCAGgctgggagaagaagaaggtatgGCCGGTTGAGCCAGAACAGGCTGGGCTCAGTCCAAGGCCTCCACTGACCTGACCCATtatcaggggaaaaaaaatttcagcctCAATGCACCTTCAGGGTCAGGGTAACTCACCCCAGGCTACattcgggctcagggcgggcCTGGGTCGACAAGGCCCAATTTTAGACCCCTGGCACACTGTCGACTCTTcgcttcctcttcctcttcctctccctctccctctccctctccatctCTCCTTTGCTGCGACAAGTACAACAACGACACCGCTGGAAAGATCAGTGCCTCCGTCTTGTTCAGCGATTCTCGTCGCGTCATGTTTAAGGCTCTTGTCTACGCCGAAGGTTAATGCTCTCCGACCTAAAGAGCATTCGGATTACGAGTCTCTTCACCGTTCAGTGGGGGAAAGAACTAGGAAGCCCAAACTCCTCTGATTTCCCAATAAGATGGAGGAAATTAAAACTCTTAAAAAAGTTGAAAACAAATGGATAGTCCAAAAACACAAAGGAATTTGGAAAAGTACCAATAGAAGGTTTTCAAATTGAATACGGCTTTTGAAATTATAATACACAGACCCGATTAGATTTTGTCATCTCAATCCAAAGTCGCACTTGCCACATCATTAGGTGGGCCACATGGCCCACatcctaaaaaataaatcatttgccatgaaaaatgtaataaataattaattgatAATTAGGTTGAACAATATCATTTATATTAACATGATAGCTATAGGAAAGCTACCATTCATGAgatattaattaataatataaATTAGAGATAAATAGTTTGGAAAATAAAGGTCaaaatctttttcttattctttttcattatatttttttgcatAAGATCTAGTAAGAAGATGGGTAGTTTGTATCAACTGCTGCATTGTAATGTTGAGAGCATTGAATTGAGTATGAATACAACAATTATGGCCTTACTAAATTAAGTGAGATAAAGTTTTCTTCAACCATGTGGTGAAATTCAATACGTGTTCTTAGGTTCCAAAAATTGCATCCCCTCCCCCATTCCATGCCTTGATTGCCCATGATGAAAGAAAACTCGATCCAATTAAGTATTATTAGTTTCTTTTGAGGGATGTTGGGGTGTAGATGGAGGATGGTcagattaataaaaaaaaaaaaaaaaaagactcaggGCAAAAGTTCCAAATCAATCAAAACTCAAACTGACTTAGATCTAGTCTGGTTATTTATTAAACAGTGACAAATCTTCATGATTccagacctttttttttttaacgtaATTTGATTGACTCTCTCGAGTGAAAAGGGAAAACTTGATTTTTCGAACTATCAGTGAAACCACGTGAATAGTTCATGATAAAGTAAAAAAACCACATAATTACCTGATTATTAATTAGCCTCGTAGCACATGTGACACGTGATATTGGTTTTTTTCTGGTTTGACAGGTTGTTCTGATCATCGGTGTCCTCTTCATTGgccccattttttttattttgatgaaaatCATCACTAAGGCTGCAACTGAGCTGGGTTGGAAATTCATCACTggagaattctttttttttttttaaaggatatCTTGCCTTGGCCCAACGTCGACAAGTTCAAAGTAATCCATAATTAATCCATCCCGGTGTTAGTTGATCCTGATTGGGCCACAGGCTAGGTTAGATTGGGTTGGCCCTATTTGACCTTGACAACTCTTACTTTTGCCATTTTGAGGTTTGCCAGGATTGTCTGGCCTTCGTTTTATACCATATTTATGATAAATGGATCGGCCCAATCATAAACTTAGACCCAGTTCAACCCAGCTCAATCCCAGGTCTAAATGATCGTAACCCTGGACCAACCTAGACCTTGTCGGACTCAAGACTACTCGGGCTCGGAGGGAAATAGTAGTTAATTTCGTGTAATTGAGACAAAGAACAGGGTATTTTGGGCAATATAATCTCggccaagaaagaaaaatcatttgtCTCTCTATTCTCTCCCCTCATCAGGTTTAATTTTCGGATCaaaatcctttattttttcttgttttgctagcTGTAGAATACGACATATGGACAACAGAGGATTCAATTTTCCAATTCCAGCCTTCCAGGCGTCGAGAGACGATTCGAGAGAGAATCcagattgatttggattttggaattTAAAAGCAGCATTTTagttggggtttggggtttatatcGGGATGTAGGGTGGGGACTCTGATGCATGAAAGATACTCGCGGTCCTCTGCTACGCTTCCGGTTCTTGCTAGTTGGGCTTCTACTGGCATTGCTTGCTCCGGGAGCTCAGCCTCCTAATCTTCCACTcttcacctcttcttcttcttcttcctcttcttctctccttcgcTGCCACAACAACACCACCCTCAGCACGGCGGCAACCAAAACTACTTGCAGTTATCACAGCACCACTGGTAAGATCAGTGCCTCCCTCTTGACCAGCGATTCTCGTCGCATCATGTCTAAGGCTCGTGTCTACACCGACGTTAATGTCCACCGCCCCAAAGAGTACTGGGATTACGAGTCTCTCACCGTCCAATGGGGGTAAGAAGCCCTAACTCCTCTTCTGATTTCCCAACCTCTTCTTTCATTGATTGAGTTTGTGCTCTAGGGAGAAAATATTTTTCGGTCAAAGTTTCGGACTAGACTTGATAGGCATCGTTGATGAAAATATGTGGATGTTGGCGCAATTTTGCTCTATTTTGCTAGTTGAATATGTGTTTCGAACTTCAAGTCTTCAGCTGTGTATGCATATTGATTCCATTTATGATGCATCAGTCTGAAGTGGTGAGGGGTTTCTGTTAGCGTAAAATTTTATTAGAATTCCAATTCCTTTATCTGTTGATGGGTCACTTCATGTCCCTCAAAGTTCACTGCTTCATGTATGCAGCAGGTTTCCACTTGAATATAGACTAACTCATAAGTTATATGTCCCTGTGTGCAGAAGAATTGCATGGGGATATATTAGTGTATTTAAGCAATGTATTGGTATCTAGAGATTTGTTCTGGATTGACAGTTACCTGCGAACTTTGTTAGCGCAATCACTTGTGTTGCTTAATTGGAGCTTGTAGTGATTGTAACCATGATATGGTCTCCTTGATTAAATCTTCCTCATTGTTATTCTTGACCATAAATGCTTTCTCAATCGTTCAGGACTGATACGCGGAGAGTGTGATAATTTACCTTCATGTTGTTCTAAATAGTGTCTTGTTTTACCTTAATGCTGTTCTAAGTGGGACTATATATCATATTCTTCCCATCAGGTAACAAATTCTGAGAAAAACCTCATCCATTTAGCTGCCGCTATATATACAAAGCATGGAATGATTTTTCGTGACACCTCCATAACTCACTCAATTATAACGAGGAAATGAGAACCTGTGAAAACTATCTAGAAATTAGCAGTGACGACCCTTACAAAATACCTGCTGGAATAGAATACAATAGAAAATGTGTAGCTTGTGCCATACGTTTAAAACACTTACAGAAGAAGCATTAGCCTTGATAAAGATAAATGAGTTCTTCCTAATACAACAGTTGAGGTGAGGAGGTGATTTTGCAATTGGGAAACATGTGTGCTCTGGAAAAGCCATATACTTGCGCCTGAGCCCCTCTGACATAATCTCAGTGTCATGGATCTGAAAAGCACTTAGTACTCACTCTCATAGTCTCATGTCAGCCACGTGGGCTTGGATTTATTGGTGTTCTAGGGTACTTAACTTTCCGTTCTATGCCTATTTTTTCAGGGATGCCAACGTATTCTGGTCTTGTACTTCACATTAGGGTTCAAGTGTTCAAATATTGGCTCTTTTCTGTTGGAGGTAGCTTGGACCAACAAACTTTGTTCTCCTCCCCTCCATTTGTGGAATCTATTCATTACTTCTTAAATAGCGTAATGAAGTTAAAATTTTCTGTGAGAGCTTGATTGACACATCACTAGTCTTCAGTACCCTGTTTCCATTGCACCACCTTTGCAATCCCATTGAAGGGATTTTCTTGGTAAAATCAGCATGACCAGATGATAACTGCCTTGACCTGTTTCTTCACTGATGTGGATAGTGAGGAATTTTTTGGTGAAATCTTAAGAAGCATTCTTATCACTTGAACACTCTGATTTTGGCCTGGGCAAATTCTTAGACTGGACCCATTCAATGGTGGGTCACAATGAGAATCATGTCCCGGATATGGCTTCAGAACCTATTACTTGTCCCTAGCCCCAACAGATGAGCATTCATTTATTcacttattttgatttttgtctGGATTTCTTCTCTGTTTGGGAGCTCTTTATATTCTCCttagcttttaatctttaatttGACCCTCTTCATGTTATTGTCGTACACTAGTTAGTGGTTGTAAAATTAGCTTCAAGGACGTGTGTTTACTGTTTAGTATATAACTAATGTAACAATGGTTATTTCCATCAACCNNNNNNNNNNNNNNNNNNNNNNNNNNNNNNNNNNNNNNNNNNNaaaaaaaaaaaaaaaaaacagtgacCAGGATGATTATGAGGTTGTTCGGAAAGTTGGAAGAGGAAAATACAGTGAGGTTTTTGAAGGTATAAACACCACCAGCAATGAGCGGTGCATCATCAAGATCCTCAAGCCTGTCAAGAAAAAGAAGGTGATCTTTACTCATCTAATTGTCTCTACTGCTTGCTTTTCAGGAACTCTGCTATGTTTTTCCAGAATTCCAGTTAGGCTCCATCTAGTTTGAATTGAAGGGAAATGAacttaaacaaaacaaaaatagaattttttttaatcattaccaacaatgattgtgtaactaacaccccccaccccaaaaagaagaagaaaaaaattctagtAATTAGCTTTTACTTATCTTTGGAACCTAAttccttggatttggataggAACATAAGGATTCCATTTGAAAGTTCAGTGCCATTTTAGGAGTTAAGTTAATTACAAAATCATTCCTACAAAagcttctattttgatttttaaaaataatttccacTTCCCTGCATTTCCTTTATTTGCAACCAGATTGAGCCTTAACGGGTGCAGAATCATCATATTGAAAGATAAGGATTACCTCATTGCATTTATCTTTAGGTACTCTTTCATTAATGTGAGAGTCCtcttgaatcttcttcttctcttctgttctctcttctctctctctctctctctcagttccAAAATATTTGCAGTCAATCAATGTGCTTTATGTGGTATTCATTACATTTCTCTGGGGAGAATATTTGTTATGACTTACAATAGTCTTGTGATGTATTAAGCAAACAAGGCAATTTAGGTGGCCAGTTTGATAGAAAAATGAATTGGAAAAATATAAAGgcaaaaagggggaggggaatgtAGAATCGTAACATTACTGGTAAGCAATTAGCCTACTTATAGTGCTGCAAGTCTTGCTTTTAGGCCTGGAGGGGAGGAATATTTATACTTCATGGATCAGGATATCATTACCTATATAACTTCTTTGTATAAAGTTTTTATAAGTCAAGAAATTTTATTAATATAGAAAAAGGATCAAAGCTACACAGGGTATAAAGATGAGCTGAAAGCCTGAAACAGCTATACAAGACACAAGGATTCCCAAATGTACCTCTCCCTCATAGAATAAAAATGGCTCACTGATTTCTAAGGTCAGAATTCTTAACATCTCTAAATTCCTAAACCGTTCATGAAAGAGTTTATTTGGTTGTTTTTACCACCACATTAACTGGAACAGCAGTATTGATGAAACTcttatcatttctttctttacaTTGCATTTAATTTGTTGTTGGGAACTTCAGGATGTTTGGTATCCATTTTAATATCTCTATAATATGAGCTCCATTTGGCATTTGAGAATGATGTTGAAATTGAAAAACCTCCTCAGTTGCTGTGTTCGTGCCTATGGATTTATATACCATGCTTTTATATTGAGTAGGAAATATAAAACGTTGAGCTGTCAAAAAGCCTCAATTGCAGGGTTAGCACTTATCGTTGTCATTGCAGAAAAGAGGCCCATTGAGATTTATTCAGAGGTGTTGCAGCCCTGCTTAGGTTTTCCTATGGTAGTATGGGAAAGCTGAACCAAGATCTCTACTTTCTTTCAGTTTTCATACAAGGTCTCAATTGATCTAAGATCGTTAGGCTCCTGCAGTAAATTTTATTGGATTTGCTATTGTGCTCAATATCTGTGATGACCTTCAGTTGTTTATGTATAGAGTTTCTACAATATTCCAAGACTTTATATTACTCTCCCATGAGTATAATGTTGAGATAAACATGGATAGAAGAAGTGTGACACTCTGGAATTCATTTTCCTTAAGAAGCAATCCTgcctttcttttatatatattatatctttccttggatttttttcccctttgttttATTAGGACTTATCATGTGTAacttcaaaatttatattggttcaTTTTGCAGATAAAAAGGGAGATAAAAATACTGCAAAACCTTTGTGGAGGCCCAAATATTGTGAAGCTGCTTGATATTGTCAGAGACCAGCATTCCAAAACTCCTAGCTTAATATTTGAATATGTGAACAGCAcagatttcaaaattttgtacCCCACGCTGACAGACTATGACATTCGCTACTACATTTATGAACTTCTCAAGGTTTTTTTCTTGTCCTCCAAATTATGGAGAGTGCATCTTATCAGTTTACTAtttctgttatttatttttggaattatgCTCACTCTATGTCATGCTGTTAATCTCTTGCTTGTTTTAGTAAAATAAGTATACTGGAATCAGCTCTAAAGTTACGAAtgcttttttttggtttggagTTGGAAAAATTATGAGAACCATGTAACTGCAGCTAAAGGGAAGACTAAGAAATTATTCTTCTCGAAGACAAGTCTAAACATAATATTCCTTTGGAGATGGTTTTCCTCAAGCCCCGATGAAGGGGGGATTTCTTCGGTGATGGCCATCATTGGCCTTGGCT includes the following:
- the LOC122072892 gene encoding casein kinase II subunit alpha-2-like isoform X2; amino-acid sequence: MKDTRGPLLRFRFLLVGLLLALLAPGAQPPNLPLFTSSSSSSSSSLLRCHNNTTLSTAATKTTCSYHSTTGKISASLLTSDSRRIMSKARVYTDVNVHRPKEYWDYESLTVQWGDQDDYEVVRKVGRGKYSEVFEGINTTSNERCIIKILKPVKKKKIKREIKILQNLCGGPNIVKLLDIVRDQHSKTPSLIFEYVNSTDFKILYPTLTDYDIRYYIYELLKALDYCHSQGIMHRDVKPHNVMIDHELRKLRLIDWGLAEFYHPGKEYNVRVASRYFKGPELLVDLQDYDYSLDMWSLGCMFAGMIFRKEPFFYGHDNHDQLVKIAKVLGTDELNSYLNKYRLELDPQLDALVGRHSRKPWSKFINADNQHLVSPEAHPYFLQVRAAETSRMRTQ
- the LOC122072892 gene encoding casein kinase II subunit alpha-2-like isoform X1, producing the protein MKDTRGPLLRFRFLLVGLLLALLAPGAQPPNLPLFTSSSSSSSSSLLRCHNNTTLSTAATKTTCSYHSTTGKISASLLTSDSRRIMSKARVYTDVNVHRPKEYWDYESLTVQWGDQDDYEVVRKVGRGKYSEVFEGINTTSNERCIIKILKPVKKKKIKREIKILQNLCGGPNIVKLLDIVRDQHSKTPSLIFEYVNSTDFKILYPTLTDYDIRYYIYELLKALDYCHSQGIMHRDVKPHNVMIDHELRKLRLIDWGLAEFYHPGKEYNVRVASRYFKGPELLVDLQDYDYSLDMWSLGCMFAGMIFRKEPFFYGHDNHDQLVKIAKVLGTDELNSYLNKYRLELDPQLDALVGRHSRKPWSKFINADNQHLVSPEAIDFLDKLLRYDHEGRLTAREAMAHPYFLQVRAAETSRMRTQ